The window TACCAGCAATCTGCACCATCATCCTAACAACTAATCAGCCGCCGGCACATGAAACGTAATGTTAACACTTATAATTATTAATGTCAATTTAACGCTTATTATATTCATTATTGCCTCCACTGAAAAACAGGAGAAACGCTTTTGCCTCAACTCATGCTTGTATATGGTATGCAATGCAGGTTACAGGTGCTAAAGTTAAAGCTTTTTCATTCCGGCGGACTAGGCATTTTATGGGTTTGAAACAAATCAACCTTGTACAGAGTAAAAAAAGAGATAGGCTTAGCAATGATGGCTGTACGGTCCTGAAGTGAAAAATATTAGAGAAGCGTAGGGCTTATATAATTTTTTAAGTATATTTTCTTACTTCCTTCAGCAATATGTATCGGTTCATAAAATAAATAGTGTGAACTTAGCAGCTTGCTTTTTTCGTAAGCCTGGGAATATAATTTAAGAAAATTGGAATTTCTTGGCTATCAGGATATGTTATAGATTACAGGTTGTACCTCACCAGGCAAGTAAAATATTAAATAGCAGGCAGAGAATCGACATTACTTAAAGAAACTTAAATAGTAAACATCAATTATGGGCAGATCGCAAGAGACATTTAGTAAAAAAGAAAAAGAAAAGAACAAGCTAAGGAAGAAAAAGGACAAAGAGCAAAAGAAAGAGGAGCGCAAAGCCAATGCCGATAAAGGCAAAAGCCTTGATGATATGATTATGTATGTTGATGAAAACGGTAATTTTTCTTCAACCCCTCCAGATCCTGAAAAACGTAAGGTTAAAAAGGAATCTATTTCAGTAAGCACACCTAAGCAGGAAGCGGCTGATCCGGCCGATGCCATCAGAACAGGCATTGTAACCTTTTTTAATGATTCTAAAGGTTATGGTTTTATCAAAGATCAGCAGACACAGGAGAGCATTTTTGTTCACATCAACGACCTGGTTGATCCGATCAAGGAAAATAATAAAGTGACTTTTGAGGTTGAAATGGGACAGAAAGGTCCTGTTGCTGTAAAAGTTCAAGTTTCCCGCTAGCACCTCCCCGCTGGTGCATCTGTAGGAATATATAGCTGCATGGTCAGTCTGTAGCCTTGCATGTCGATGTCCCTTGCCTGCTCCATTCAGCAGAAAATAATATAAAAGGCGCCGGAAAAGATTAAGATTACCTGAAACATGAATTATCCCTAATTTTAAATTTAGGAAATCGGGTTGAAATAGAATAAAATAGAAAACCTCCTGTTTTAGGGATAGAAGAAAAGAACTTCTTCACCTAAAGACAGGAGGTTTTTATGTGTTTCTAGCCTTCGAAAAAATATCAGGTGAGGACGTTTTTAAACTTGCTAATATTTTTCTCACCGCCTTGAGCTGTTTCGATCTCCCCTTCTTGTTGCACTGGATGAGCTTTTAGATATGCGGATGATGCATATTTTTCAGGTCTGCGCCAGAATACCATCGGGTCACGAGGTCATTCTACAGGATTATTGCTTAAAGAACCTGGAGGCAATCTTCCATCATTTGACAAAGCTTCTGCAGGAACAAAAAGTATCTCAAACTCTATGAGAAGTCATTGCTGGGAAGATAAAGTCATCACTGATTAATTAGCCACCCAGGATCAACTGTATGTAGAAAAGCTGTTGGAGTGAAAGGAGGATGTACTTTTCCAGCAACAAAAAAGGCGGGCAAACCAGAATATTTCCAGTTTGTCCGCCTGATGCTCCGGAACGGAGCCTGCTAATACTATAATAGAATGGCAGATAAAGGTGTTTCAGATAAACTCAGAGCCAATCTGCTTTCACTACATAAAACTTTAACCTCCCACTGTGAGGTACACCATGAGTACTGTCAACAACACCGCCAGCACAATCACAGTAATGAGGGCTATGTTGTGTAAATCCAGTTTACTGCTACCGCTGCTGCCTTTCTTAGGAGGACGTGTGTTGATGATCATTGGCAGCTTAAACTTAATCTTGGGGCCCGAAGGCGCCAGCTGAATAACATCATCATCTCTCAGAAACCATTTCCGGGCAATAGGCCTGTCGTTCAGGAGCGTCTGGTTTGTATTAGACAGGTGCCTGATGCTGTAGCTGTCTTCGCTCCATTCTATGGCCGCATGCAGCCTGCTTACCATCGGGAACTCATCTCCGTAGCTGATCAGGCAGTCAGAGTCTCTGCCTATGCTGATGTAAGGCGCATCTATAACTTTTTCAGTGCCCTGGGGGGCATTTTTCGCAGCATCCAGAAACACCAGGGTGTATGGATAGGATGGCTCTGTACTATTCAATTTCCTGCCATTGGCACTATCCTGGCTATCTTCAGAGTTTTTCAGAATTGACCATGCCATAAAAAAATCGTTTCATTAATAGAAAAAAAATTTACAGATCATTTTTACCCATTTTAAACTTAAACAGGCTGTCACCCATCAGCAGCACATCACCATCAGATAGTTGCACCGGCCCATTAACCTGGATAAACGTTGTTTTCAGGGCTGTCATGTTTTCAACGTACCACTTACCATTTTTCTGATAAATGGTTGCATGACCACTTCTGGAGATAGAGCTGTTTCCGGGATCTAACAATGAGCGGTCCAGCGGCACCGGCTCACCCTCCAGATCAATTTTCCTTAATTCCTTTTCCTCATCAAGCGAAATAGCAACCAGGCAGCAGGTGTTGGGGTCCGGCACAATCCTTCTGACTGTGTGAGCACCTCCCATATGCCGGCTGCGTTGTGCCGGAGCGGCATTTACCTGATCCCACGGCGCTTCCTCCTTACCACCAATTATAACCGTTTTCTTACTACGGCTTTCTGCATCTGCCGCACCAGGCACTACACCACCCTCGTTAACCAGGCTTGTTCTGCACTTGACGCAGTCTTTTGCATTATATTGATTGGAAAAACCACACTTATGACAACGGATCATATATTGAAAATTTTCAAATGGTAAGTAATATATGTTTCAGGTAGCTAATGTACCAGATAAGAAAAAATTATGCTGCAACAGCTTTCTGTCTGCAATAAAGGTAAATCACCTTTCAAGAATCTGGATAACGAAATGTACAGGCAAAAAGATATAGCCAGACAAAAGGCTGTTCTGCTATCTTATTCCTTCCCCTACAAGCGAAATGATGCATCTACCAGGTCTTTAAAAGCTTTTTGCTTGCTTACATTTTTTATGATAGGATCATCTTTTATGGCCGACCATTCTATTTTTCCTGTCTGGAAGGCTTTACGGTATAGATCCAGCGACTCTTCTATTTTATTCTGGCTGGCCAGTACAGAGGCTTTTCCATATAGCGCCCAGGCAGCATTTTTCTCTATACTCAGGGCCTGATCAAAAGAAAGGGTTGCATCCTGGTATCTCGATTCATAAAGCTCCAGCAGGCCTTTGCTGGTAATTAACCCAACATCCTGGTTTAAAGCATTATTAAGCGACATGGCATGCTTTATGTCCTGCAGCGCCAGTTGGTACAGCTTTAAATTTTTGTAACTATCTGCCCTGTGTACATAAGCCAGGTCAAAGTCTTTATTAACCGAATCAATAATGTAGGTATAAATACTAATGGCGTATTCGTACTGGCCAATTGCCTGGTATGCATCTCCCAATGTCAGATATACCCAGGGGTTATCTTTAATACTTGACTTGAGGCCTTTTTCTATATCCTTTATGGCTTTTTTATAATTCTTAAGTGCCATCTGGGCAGAACCCCGGGCAAATAGCGCTTCGGCATAGACTTTATTAATGTCCAGAGCCTTATCCAGGCTTTCGAGTGCGCTGGTATATTGCTCTGCCATGAGTTGAGCATTTCCTAAAAAGTACCAGGCATTGGCAATTTCTTCTGCTGCATGCTCAAGCGCCTGTGCAGAGGGTGCATTAACCGCTTTACCCTCTGCCCTGCCTATCAGCTCCTTTCCTACAGGAATAAACTTCTCAAAATCGCTTTTAGCGGCTCCATAATTTCTTTGCTGCCAGTACAACATGCCTCTTTTATAGTAGGCAAGCGAGGCCTTATTGAGAGCTATGGCTTTCGTATAGCTCTGCACAGCATTTTCGGGATCCTGGAGCTGTAGGTGCGCATCTCCTTTTTGCAGCCAGGCGCGCTCATCTTCGGGATTAAAAATAACTGCCCGTATATAATTTTCCAGTGCACTTTTGTAATCAGCCTTCTGCATGGCCCCTTCGCCTGCGGAGGAATAAGAAGATGCAATTTTGTCAATAGCAGCTAACTGCTCTTCCTCTAAACCAATTTTCCTGGCTTTATCAAAATCATAGGCCGCAGAGCTGATGTTCTGGCTTTCTACATAGGCTAAGCCCCTGAAATAATAGG of the Flammeovirgaceae bacterium 311 genome contains:
- a CDS encoding multidrug ABC transporter ATPase (COG1716 FOG: FHA domain); this encodes MAWSILKNSEDSQDSANGRKLNSTEPSYPYTLVFLDAAKNAPQGTEKVIDAPYISIGRDSDCLISYGDEFPMVSRLHAAIEWSEDSYSIRHLSNTNQTLLNDRPIARKWFLRDDDVIQLAPSGPKIKFKLPMIINTRPPKKGSSGSSKLDLHNIALITVIVLAVLLTVLMVYLTVGG
- a CDS encoding hypothetical protein (COG1716 FOG: FHA domain) gives rise to the protein MPGAADAESRSKKTVIIGGKEEAPWDQVNAAPAQRSRHMGGAHTVRRIVPDPNTCCLVAISLDEEKELRKIDLEGEPVPLDRSLLDPGNSSISRSGHATIYQKNGKWYVENMTALKTTFIQVNGPVQLSDGDVLLMGDSLFKFKMGKNDL
- a CDS encoding cold-shock DNA-binding protein family protein (COG1278 Cold shock proteins) — its product is MGRSQETFSKKEKEKNKLRKKKDKEQKKEERKANADKGKSLDDMIMYVDENGNFSSTPPDPEKRKVKKESISVSTPKQEAADPADAIRTGIVTFFNDSKGYGFIKDQQTQESIFVHINDLVDPIKENNKVTFEVEMGQKGPVAVKVQVSR